From one Deinococcus sp. YIM 134068 genomic stretch:
- the nuoG gene encoding NADH-quinone oxidoreductase subunit NuoG, translating to MKITVDGHELDLPAGTSAIDAVFAAGRDVPYFCAQPYLSPVGACRMCLIESGSPRKNPDGTFVMEGEGDAAKPKIFWFPKPMAACTMQATEGMHIRTAATSEVVAKSQAGMMEFTLLNHPLDCPTCDKGGACSLQDRAFEYGYGASRFGFDRRHADKHYPLSDFIILDQERCIHCKRCVRYFEEVPGQEVLDFIERGGHTFIDTEEGGLPTGFQGNIADICPVGALLDNVARFRGRNWEYDHTPTTCTLCPVGCSITVDARNGRLERIVAGENREVNEAWICDAGRFGHGFASEGRLTQPLVRVNGELREATWDDAIAAMRQGFSSVNPADLGLYLGSDSTLEEGVALEALAAMLGTRSVDHWPRYPAGVNAPAATLTDVATADAIVILGADLGEEAPVLELRVLEALRGGIIPPEFPHGTAIADLRLVERPARKPERLAVIGPDSRLAAHAGIRVKVDDGGDLLGALLQARMSETRAVLKLMTDAERPVVILGADVLNSPSGAFATQIGDLAMRTGAKVLAIPAGPNSKGLAHLNLVPQMGGLGYARLSDAPAAFISRLDPGTRARGFTVVHDTHLTGTARLADVVLPAVTNYEKRGTTVNLEGRLLPLRQSALSAGEAADLTRTLATLAEALGVRTKIRGLKSAQALLRDRLGVNVENLPESGVIQPLGQRYEAPTGRAHKPNLWTERMVPKPNPSSNPSHLTVDPRLELPMASRSTVQPGGDD from the coding sequence TTGAAAATCACCGTTGACGGCCACGAACTCGACCTCCCGGCGGGCACCAGCGCCATCGACGCCGTGTTCGCCGCCGGGCGGGACGTGCCGTATTTCTGCGCGCAGCCGTACCTCTCGCCCGTCGGGGCGTGCCGGATGTGCCTGATCGAGTCGGGCAGCCCGCGCAAGAACCCGGACGGGACGTTCGTGATGGAGGGCGAGGGCGACGCCGCCAAACCCAAAATCTTCTGGTTCCCCAAGCCGATGGCCGCCTGCACGATGCAGGCCACGGAGGGGATGCACATCCGCACGGCGGCGACCTCCGAGGTCGTGGCGAAGTCGCAGGCGGGGATGATGGAATTCACCCTCCTGAACCACCCCCTCGACTGCCCGACCTGCGACAAGGGCGGCGCGTGCAGCCTTCAGGACCGTGCCTTCGAGTACGGCTACGGGGCGAGCCGCTTCGGCTTCGACCGCCGCCACGCCGACAAGCACTACCCGCTCTCCGACTTCATCATTCTCGACCAGGAGCGGTGCATCCACTGCAAACGCTGCGTGCGCTACTTCGAGGAGGTGCCGGGGCAGGAGGTGCTGGACTTCATCGAGCGCGGCGGGCACACCTTCATCGACACCGAGGAGGGCGGGCTGCCCACGGGCTTCCAGGGCAACATCGCCGACATCTGCCCGGTGGGGGCCTTGCTCGACAACGTGGCCCGCTTCCGGGGCCGCAACTGGGAGTACGACCATACGCCGACGACCTGCACCCTCTGCCCGGTCGGCTGCTCGATCACCGTGGACGCGCGCAACGGTCGGCTGGAGCGCATCGTGGCGGGCGAGAACCGCGAGGTGAACGAGGCGTGGATTTGCGACGCGGGGCGCTTCGGGCACGGCTTCGCGTCGGAGGGGAGGCTGACCCAGCCCCTCGTCCGCGTGAACGGCGAGCTGCGCGAGGCGACGTGGGACGACGCGATTGCCGCCATGCGTCAGGGTTTCTCCAGTGTGAACCCCGCCGACCTCGGCCTGTACCTGGGGTCGGACAGCACGCTAGAGGAGGGTGTGGCGCTCGAAGCCCTCGCCGCCATGCTCGGCACCCGCTCGGTGGACCACTGGCCCCGCTACCCGGCTGGCGTGAACGCGCCCGCCGCGACGCTGACGGACGTGGCGACCGCCGACGCCATCGTGATTCTCGGTGCCGATCTTGGCGAGGAGGCCCCGGTGCTCGAACTCCGCGTGCTGGAGGCGTTGCGCGGCGGCATCATTCCCCCCGAGTTCCCGCACGGCACCGCCATCGCAGATTTGCGCTTGGTCGAACGCCCCGCCCGCAAGCCCGAGCGGCTGGCCGTGATCGGGCCGGATTCCAGACTTGCGGCCCACGCCGGAATCCGAGTCAAGGTGGACGACGGGGGAGACCTCCTCGGTGCCCTCCTCCAGGCCAGGATGAGCGAGACGCGGGCGGTCCTGAAGCTGATGACGGATGCCGAGCGGCCCGTGGTCATTCTGGGGGCGGACGTGCTGAACAGTCCGTCCGGTGCCTTCGCCACTCAGATTGGCGACCTCGCCATGCGGACGGGCGCGAAGGTGCTGGCGATTCCTGCCGGGCCGAACAGCAAGGGCCTCGCGCACCTGAACCTCGTGCCTCAGATGGGTGGCCTCGGGTACGCGCGGCTGTCCGATGCTCCCGCTGCCTTCATCTCCCGCCTCGACCCCGGCACGCGGGCGCGCGGCTTCACGGTCGTTCACGACACGCACCTGACGGGGACGGCGCGGCTGGCGGACGTAGTGCTGCCCGCCGTCACGAACTACGAGAAGCGCGGGACGACCGTGAATCTCGAAGGTCGTCTCCTCCCCCTGCGGCAGTCGGCCCTGAGCGCGGGTGAGGCCGCCGACCTGACCCGGACGCTCGCCACACTCGCGGAGGCGCTAGGTGTTCGCACGAAGATTCGCGGGTTGAAGTCGGCTCAGGCGTTGCTCCGTGACCGCCTCGGCGTGAACGTGGAGAACCTGCCCGAAAGTGGAGTGATCCAGCCCCTCGGCCAGCGTTACGAGGCACCGACCGGACGCGCCCACAAGCCGAACCTATGGACCGAGCGCATGGTGCCGAAGCCCAATCCCAGCTCGAACCCGAGCCACCTGACCGTGGACCCACGCCTGGAGTTGCCGATGGCCTCCCGCTCCACAGTCCAGCCGGGAGGCGATGACTGA
- a CDS encoding barstar family protein, whose protein sequence is MIELNGYDLWSIQDVHREFARQADLPPFYGANLSALWDALTGMVERPLTIRWLNADESFRRFPQEMAAFEQVIEAVRQEDPWPELIYERVGGSP, encoded by the coding sequence GTGATCGAGTTGAACGGATATGATCTGTGGTCCATTCAGGACGTACATCGTGAGTTTGCCCGTCAAGCCGACTTGCCGCCCTTCTACGGCGCGAACCTTAGTGCCTTGTGGGATGCCCTGACAGGCATGGTCGAACGTCCGCTGACTATTCGCTGGTTGAACGCCGACGAGTCGTTCAGGCGTTTTCCTCAAGAGATGGCGGCTTTTGAACAGGTCATCGAAGCGGTCAGGCAAGAAGACCCGTGGCCTGAATTGATCTACGAACGTGTGGGAGGTTCCCCTTGA